ACTACAATGCTTTTAATGTGATATCTGACGGGCTGGAAGCCAAAGCGGGGACGGTTTCTGCCGATTTCAGTCGTTATATGACATGGAAAACCGCTAATGGTAAAACACAAGCTACCAGTACCCAACCACAGCTCGAAGTTTTATTACAGGGATTGCTTAATCCTGTAACGCTGTTGGATGTGATCCGCCACTTTATCGTGTTTGAAGCCAGCAAACATGAAGACAGCAAAGGGATTATCAGTATCCGTACCGTTAAAAAAATGGCTGCTTATCACCAGTACTACGCGGTTAATGCAGCAGTACTTTCCACTATTCGTGCCTCAGGTGTAAATGCAGATTCCCCCTCTGCCGAAGTAGCACTGCGCCAGCAGGGACGTAACAGTAAAGTTCTTGTTAATGCGCAAAAAACCGGAGATCGTAAAGCGGGGGTCGTGTGGCATACCCAGGGTTCCGGTAAATCGCTTTCGATGGTGTTTTATACCGGGAAGATTGTACTGGCGCTGAATAATCCAACAGTGGTAGTGATCACTGACCGTAACGATTTGGATGATCAGCTATTCGGTACGTTTTCTTCTGCCACTCAGCTACTTCGTCAGACACCAAAACAGGCCGACAACCGGGAAGAACTCAAAGAATATTTGCGCGTAGCCTCTGGTGGTGTGGTGTTTACCACTATTCAAAAATTCCAGCCTAATGATGGCAGCAATATCTATGAGTTGTTGTCAGACAGAACCAATATTGTCGTTATCGCTGATGAAGCCCACCGTTCACAATACGGTTTCAGCGCCAAAGAAGTTGACGTGAAAGACAGTGAAGGCAACGTTACAGGTAAGCGCACTGTTTATGGCTTTGCCAAATATATGCGTGATGCCTTACCTAATGCGACCTATCTCGGCTTTACCGGAACCCCCATAGAAAAAACGGACGTCAACACGCCTGCTGTTTTTGGTAACTATGTTGATATCTACGATATCTCGCAGGCCGTTGAAGATGGTGCAACAGTTCGTATCTTTTATGAAAGCCGTCTTGCCAAAATTGCCATCAGTGATGAAGGTCGTCAGCTTATTGAAGACTTTGATGATGAGTTTAACGAGGACGAACTGACGCTCACGCAAAAAGAACGTTCTAAATGGGCCAGAATCGAAGGTTTGATTGGCAGTTCAAAACGTATTAAAGCGATTGCGGCGGATATGGTTCTGCACTTTGAGCAGCGCTTAAAATCCAATGCCGATCATGGTAAGGGCATGATTGTTACCATGTCCCGCCGTATTGCTGCTGAACTATATAAAGAAATCATAGCCTTAAAACCTGAATGGCACAGCGATGATTTAAATGACGGTATAATAAAAGTCGTCATGACCTCTTCTGCTGCTGACGGGCCAGAAATTGCCAAACACCACACCACAAAAAAAGAACGTCAGGTTCTGGCTAACCGTATGAAGGATGACGACGACAAGCTGAAACTGGTGATAGTGCGTGATATGTGGTTAACCGGCTTCGACGCTCCCAGCATGCATACGCTGTATATCGACAAACCAATGAAAGGCCACAACCTTATGCAGGCAATTGCCCGTGTGAACCGTGTGTATAAAGATAAGATAGGCGGTCTGGTTGTTGACTATCTGGGCATTGCCTCTGATTTAAAAGAAGCCCTCTCCTTTTACTCTGATGCAGGTGGACGTGGAGATCCTGCTGAGGTTCAGGAAGAAGCCGTAACGCTCATGCAGGAAAAGCTGGAAATCCTGGAAGGCATGATGCATGGATACGATTACAAAGCTTACTTTGCCGCAACTACCTCACAACGCCTGACAATTATTCTTGAATCAGAAAACCATATTTTAGGGCTGGATAACGGTAAAGGTAAAATGCGTTTCCTGGCTGCGGTTGCAGCCTTGTCGCAGGCATTTGCATTGGCGACACCGCACGATAAAGCAATGGAAGCGGCACCCGAAGTAGCATTCTTCCAGGCAGTAAAAGCCAGACTGAATAAATTTACTGAAAACTCAGACGGATCAGAAGAAGAACACAATGACAGTCTGGAAGTTCGGGTAAAACAGACTATCGATCAGGCTCTGGTTACCGATAAAGTTGTTGATATTTTTGACGCTGCTGGGATACAAAAGCCTGATATTTCCGTTCTTTCTGAAGAATTCCTTCAGGAAATGAAGGATTACCAACACAGAAATATTGCTTTGGAAACGCTTAAAAAACTGCTTTCTGACGAGATCAAGGTTCGCTCGAATCAAAGTATCACCCAAGGCAAAAAACTGATTGATATGCTGACCTCTGCAATCAATGGCTACCAGAACAAGGTACTGACCGCAGCGGAGGTAATTGATGAGCTAATCAAGCTTGCCAAGACTATCCAGGAATCTGACAGCCTTGCCAGCCAGTTAAACCTCAGCGCTTATGAATATGCCTTCTATTCTGCTGTTGCAGATAACGACAGTGCTCGCGAGTTAATGGAAAAGGAAAAACTACGAGAACTGGCAGTCGTACTTACAGAGGCTATCCGCAACAATGTCAGTCTTGACTGGACAGTGAAAGAAGCAGCAAGAGCAAAAATTCGCGTGGTGGTAAAACGTCTGCTCAAAAAATATGGTTATCCACCCGATATGTCCTTGCTCGCCACAGAGACCATTTTGAAGCAGGCTGAACTTTTAGCTGGAGAATTAGGAAAATGATTCCCCTAAATTTTTAACATACAAACTATTTTAAGTTATACAGGAGAAGCTAATGGATAGCAGGCCATATCTTAAAACAGTACTATATATACTATCACTATGGCTTCTATTTTTATCATTATTAATTATGTCCTACGATAAGGTTTTGATAAAAAATGTGTGGGACTATATTTTTACTGAAAACTTTACTTTCTCAATCTCGTCATTGAAAGTGAGAAATATCGTTTTCATAGTTAGTTTGATTTTCATCTTTATTGGTGCAATTATTTTAATAGTCCTTGCAAATAGCTTTGGTTCGGGTTGGTCTGTTGCATGCACTGTCTCGGATATCAGCAATGAAAACCATAAACATTTAGAGTTTTTAACCACTTATATAATGCCCTTAGTTTTCACTGATGTCGATAGTAAGAGAACTGTATTAAATTTAGGATTGATGATATTTTTAATCGGCGCAATATACGTAAAGACAAACCGGTTTTATTCTAACCCATCACTTGCAATACTCGGATTCAGAATATACAAAGCTAATGTCCATGACCGTGGAGTGAAAAAATGCACAGTAATCTGCCGCAGTGTTCTAAAGAGCACAGATAATATAAAGTATATAAAAATCGACAATGAAACTTATTTGGCTAAAATAGTGTAGAGGTCATGACATGTTCACTAACATTGAAAATATTTCAAAATCGAAACGCATCTCTGGCGAAGCTTTTTTTGTCACTGATATTCAAGGTACGATAGATATATTTAAGGTTAACCTTGAACCTGATGCTGAAAAAGATCTGACCACTTCATTTTCTAAAAGCTTAATCAATAATATTATTGAACCTAACAGAGGTAAAGTGGCCGTTCCACTTGTATCCACTTTATTAGAAAGAGATAAACAAGTTTTCGAATATGATCACTTAGCAATTAATCATCTCCCAATTGAATTTACTAAAATGAACAACGTGCTAAATTTCGGTGTCAATGGGAATGCAACACAGTTTGATTTTGCAACACAAAGCCTGACATCGGTAAAAGCCGTAATTTACCACCTTTGTGATGGTAATGGAAACAGCGTAGTCATTTACCAACATAAATATCCTGTTTCTCTACATAAGAAAACAAAAAAGTCTTTCTTGAGTCTAAATGGCAGAACCTTAGATAAGATCACTCATGACAGTATTGATATAAATGACACGATTGACTTCTTCTTTTTTCAGAATAAGTACTATGCGCTAAACATTAAACTTCTTGAAAGAATGTATGGATTAGAAAGTGTAATAGATAATCTTGCAAATAACTCAACGCCATTAATAATAAACCTTGGAATTGTTAATACACAAGGTATGCCAGTGCCACTAGATATTTTCAAGGACATGTATAAAGACAGAGCATTTATGCGTAGACTTGCTATGGTTTCAAAAGGGAATTTAGTAAAAACGGGAGTTTCAGTCCCTCAAATACAACAAGTTATGCAAAAATTCCCTGTATTTCAACGGAATATTGATCTAACAGGAGGATTAATAAACCTTAATACTAAAGATCAAAAGAGATACTTTATTCGGCTTCTAAATAATGAAGCATCTTTTGCAGCACTTGATAACTCGCCCTTCCTGGCTGTTGAAAAAGACTCCGCTGCTTAAATTTTAAATGAGCATCCTCAAGCCGAATAACTTAAAGGATGCTCTTCAAATTTTAATAAGAATTATCAACAGCAAAAAACCTCATAAAAAACACTACTCATTTAATTTCCAAAATTAAGAAGAACATTAATAACCACCATTATATTACATGATCTTTTCCATATCCTATAGCATTACTCTCTATAGTATTAATATCTGCGCCTCTAATTATCTCCTTTATACAGATTAGCTCCAATATGGATAAATATTCTTGTGAAAATGGTTGATCCACATCACATAGGATAACCTTAACGTCCCTATGTTCCATTAAGTTAAGAATAACCTCAAGCAAACCAAATCAGATACCCCCTAATAAAACAAAAGTAAATTTGAATACCGTAAAATCTGGTGTCATTAATATCTTGAAAACAACAAAAAAGGAGATAAATAATGATATCAAGAGAAAATAATAAAAATAACCTATTCCGTGTAAAGTCTAAAAATGGTGTCCTTCGTTGCCTTAAGGCTGGCATGGATATAAATATGTGCAATAGTAAAGGTCAAACTGCTCTTTTTACCTGTAATGTACCTGAAGCTATACAGGCAATGATTGACGCTGACATTGACATTCACCACTTGGATAATGACGGTAATAATGCATTATTCTATGCTCAAAATGTTGAAACAGTGGAACTTCTTGTCAGCAATGGTATTAATGTTAACCACCGGAATAAGTCAGGTACCCTTGCGATTCAACATATTGATGTTTCACCAGGGTTAGTAAAATATCTTATCAAAGCTGGACTAGATATCCATACCAAAGATAGCTATGGCAACTCCTTTCTTTTCATTCCATTTGAAGGATATGTATACGATGCACTCATTGAGGCTGGTTGCGACATTAATCATAAAAATTTAAGCGGGCAGACAGCATTCGATTACTGGCAGTCAGAAAACCACAGCATAGCTGGTAAATATACTCACTGGGAATCTAAAAACGATAACTACATTCGTTTTCTTATCCGTAATATTCATCTTAAAGACAGTTCAAAAATTGTATTCACGAACATTACATTTAAATCAATTGAGCTGTTGTCGTTACTTATAAAGCAAAAAAATGAATTTGAGATAAGTGATAAGTGCATTATCACACCAACAAATGCCGACGTTAAAAAATTAATTTTACAACTAAAGAAACTGACAGACATTAGTCATGTTTGGTTTTACATAAACAGTACATATCTACTGACTCACTATGCAGGAAGACTGCTAATTAAATGGTTAATATGTTATGATATAAAAGTTGATATAGAATCACTAAAAGAACGCTACTTCTATGAAGAAATCCTCCAGGAAAAATCACAGAGAGAGCAAAAGGTTTTACGAACAACGATTCAACCAGTTACCTGTAAAGCAATTACAAAAAAAAGATTATGA
This Klebsiella michiganensis DNA region includes the following protein-coding sequences:
- a CDS encoding ankyrin repeat family protein; the encoded protein is MISRENNKNNLFRVKSKNGVLRCLKAGMDINMCNSKGQTALFTCNVPEAIQAMIDADIDIHHLDNDGNNALFYAQNVETVELLVSNGINVNHRNKSGTLAIQHIDVSPGLVKYLIKAGLDIHTKDSYGNSFLFIPFEGYVYDALIEAGCDINHKNLSGQTAFDYWQSENHSIAGKYTHWESKNDNYIRFLIRNIHLKDSSKIVFTNITFKSIELLSLLIKQKNEFEISDKCIITPTNADVKKLILQLKKLTDISHVWFYINSTYLLTHYAGRLLIKWLICYDIKVDIESLKERYFYEEILQEKSQREQKVLRTTIQPVTCKAITKKRL
- a CDS encoding DEAD/DEAH box helicase — its product is MAKMTESDIEVMVIEHLQGLGYEYVYGPDIEPSGINPLRSYQQVILEDKVRIALQRLNPHLSEQKCEEALKQVMQISTPDLMANNLAFHRLLTEGINIEVSKDGNTQGELACLIDFNDPTNNEFLVINQLTIKEGNHTRRPDLILFINGLPLVVIELKNAADENATVTGAYNQIKTYQNQIPVLFNYNAFNVISDGLEAKAGTVSADFSRYMTWKTANGKTQATSTQPQLEVLLQGLLNPVTLLDVIRHFIVFEASKHEDSKGIISIRTVKKMAAYHQYYAVNAAVLSTIRASGVNADSPSAEVALRQQGRNSKVLVNAQKTGDRKAGVVWHTQGSGKSLSMVFYTGKIVLALNNPTVVVITDRNDLDDQLFGTFSSATQLLRQTPKQADNREELKEYLRVASGGVVFTTIQKFQPNDGSNIYELLSDRTNIVVIADEAHRSQYGFSAKEVDVKDSEGNVTGKRTVYGFAKYMRDALPNATYLGFTGTPIEKTDVNTPAVFGNYVDIYDISQAVEDGATVRIFYESRLAKIAISDEGRQLIEDFDDEFNEDELTLTQKERSKWARIEGLIGSSKRIKAIAADMVLHFEQRLKSNADHGKGMIVTMSRRIAAELYKEIIALKPEWHSDDLNDGIIKVVMTSSAADGPEIAKHHTTKKERQVLANRMKDDDDKLKLVIVRDMWLTGFDAPSMHTLYIDKPMKGHNLMQAIARVNRVYKDKIGGLVVDYLGIASDLKEALSFYSDAGGRGDPAEVQEEAVTLMQEKLEILEGMMHGYDYKAYFAATTSQRLTIILESENHILGLDNGKGKMRFLAAVAALSQAFALATPHDKAMEAAPEVAFFQAVKARLNKFTENSDGSEEEHNDSLEVRVKQTIDQALVTDKVVDIFDAAGIQKPDISVLSEEFLQEMKDYQHRNIALETLKKLLSDEIKVRSNQSITQGKKLIDMLTSAINGYQNKVLTAAEVIDELIKLAKTIQESDSLASQLNLSAYEYAFYSAVADNDSARELMEKEKLRELAVVLTEAIRNNVSLDWTVKEAARAKIRVVVKRLLKKYGYPPDMSLLATETILKQAELLAGELGK